A stretch of Oreochromis aureus strain Israel breed Guangdong linkage group 11, ZZ_aureus, whole genome shotgun sequence DNA encodes these proteins:
- the LOC116328661 gene encoding polyadenylate-binding protein 1A, producing the protein MNPSAPSYPMASLYVGDLHPDVTEAMLYEKFSPAGPILSIRVCRDMITRRSLGYAYVNFQQPADAERALDTMNFDVIKGRPLRIMWSQRDPSLRKSGVGNIFIKNLDKSIDNKALYDTFSAFGNILSCKVVCDENGSKGYGFVHFETHEAAERAIEKMNGMLLNDRKVFVGRFKSRKEREAELGARAREFTNVYIKNFGEDMDDEKLKELFSKYGPALSIRVMTDESGKSKGFGFVSFERHEDAQKAVDEMNGKELNGRQVYVGRAQKKGERQNELKRKFEQMKQDRMTRYQGVNLYVKNLDDGLDDERLRKEFSPFGTITSAKVMMEGGRSKGFGFVCFSSPEEATKAVTEMNGRIVATKPLYVALAQRKEERQAHLTNQYMQRMATVRAVPNPVLNPYQPAPPSGYFMAAIPQAQNRAAYYSANQLAQLRPGPRWATQGVRPQHFQNMPNAMRPTAPRPQPLNTIRAAATTNTQVPRMMASQRIPTQAVNQRPANASAAAAPVRAMPQYKYAAGVRNTQQHMASQPQVTMQQPAVHVQGQEPLTASMLAAAPPQEQKQMLGERLFPLIQNMHPSLAGKITGMLLEIDNSELLHMLESPESLRSKVDEAVAVLQAHQAKEAAQKSSTPAGVPSV; encoded by the exons ATGAATCCCAGCGCGCCTAGCTACCCGATGGCCTCCCTGTATGTGGGAGACCTGCACCCAGACGTTACCGAAGCCATGCTATACGAGAAATTCAGCCCGGCTGGACCCATCCTCTCCATTAGAGTATGCAGAGACATGATCACCCGTCGCTCCCTAGGCTATGCCTATGTGAACTTCCAACAGCCAGCTGACG cCGAAAGAGCTTTGGACACCATGAACTTTGATGTAATAAAAGGCAGGCCTCTCCGTATCATGTGGTCTCAGCGTGACCCCTCGCTGAGGAAGAGTGGGGTGGGAAACATCTTCATCAAGAATCTGGACAAATCTATCGATAACAAGGCCCTGTATGATACCTTCTCTGCATTTGGAAATATCCTGTCCTGCAAG GTGGTTTGTGATGAAAATGGCTCAAAGGGTTACGGCTTTGTGCACTTTGAGACCCATGAAGCTGCTGAACGGGCCATTGAGAAAATGAACGGCATGTTGCTCAATGACAGAAAAGT ATTTGTTGGACGCTTCAAATCGCGTAAAGAGAGGGAAGCTGAGCTTGGAGCACGAGCCAGAGAGTTTACTAACGTTTATATCAAGAACTTTGGCGAGGACATGGATGATGAGAAGCTGAAGGAGTTGTTTAGCAAATATG GGCCTGCCCTCAGTATCCGGGTTATGACTGATGAAAGTGGCAAATCCAAGGGATTTGGCTTTGTCAGCTTCGAGAGGCATGAAGATGCCCAGAAG gCTGTAGATGAAATGAATGGTAAAGAACTGAATGGCAGGCAAGTCTATGTGGGCCGTGCACAGAAGAAAGGGGAGCGGCAGAATGAGCTCAAACGCAAATTTGAGCAGATGAAACAGGATCGCATGACCAGATATCAG GGTGTCAATCTGTATGTGAAGAACCTGGATGATGGCCTTGATGACGAGCGTCTGCGCAAAGAATTCTCCCCATTTGGCACCATAACAAGTGCTAAG GTGATGATGGAGGGTGGACGGAGCAAAGGCTTTGGCTTTGTGTGCTTCTCTTCTCCAGAAGAGGCCACTAAagctgtaacagagatgaatGGGCGTATTGTGGCTACAAAGCCACTGTATGTGGCCCTTGCCCAGCGGAAAGAGGAGCGTCAGGCTCATCTAACCAACCAGTACATGCAAAGGATGGCCACTGTCCGAGCTGTGCCCAACCCTGTCCTTAACCCATACCAGCCTGCTCCACCCTCAGGATATTTCATGGCGGCTATCCCACAG GCTCAGAACCGTGCTGCATACTACTCTGCCAACCAGCTGGCCCAGCTGCGCCCCGGCCCCCGTTGGGCCACTCAAGGAGTGCGTCCTCAGC ACTTCCAGAACATGCCCAATGCTATGCGCCCAACAGCACCCAGGCCTCAGCCCTTAAACACCATCCGTGCAGCTGCCACCACCAACACCCAGGTCCCACGCATGATGGCTTCTCAGCGTATCC CCACACAGGCGGTCAACCAGCGCCCTGCCAATGCTTCAGCTGCCGCAGCCCCAGTGCGTGCCATGCCGCAGTACAAATATGCAGCTGGTGTGCGCAACACTCAGCAGCACATGGCCTCCCAGCCACAGGTCACCATGCAGCAG ccGGCAGTCCATGTCCAAGGACAGGAGCCTCTAACTGCCTCCATGCTGGCTGCAGCCCCACCTCAGGAACAGAAGCAGATGCTGG GTGAGCGTCTGTTCCCTCTGATCCAGAACATGCACCCCAGCCTGGCTGGCAAGATCACCGGTATGCTGCTGGAGATTGACAACTCAGAGCTGCTTCACATGCTTGAGTCACCTGAGTCGTTGCGCTCAAAG GTGGATGAGGCTGTTGCTGTGCTCCAGGCCCACCAGGCCAAGGAGGCTGCTCAGAAGTCCTCCACCCCTGCTGGTGTTCCCAGCGTCTAA
- the LOC116328653 gene encoding 14-3-3 protein zeta/delta-like translates to MSEAPQKELVQKAKLAEQAERYDDMAALMKSVTEEGQELSNEERNLLSVAYKNVVGARRSSWRVVSSIEQKTEGSEKKVALAKEYREKIETELKEICHDVLGLLDKYLIPNATAAESKVFYLKMKGDYYRYLAEVATGDNKKGIISNSQEAYQAAFDISKSEMQPTHPIRLGLALNFSVFYYEILNIPEEACKLAKQAFDDAIAELDTLSEDSYKDSTLIMQLLRDNLTLWTSDNQVEGEDSEPRD, encoded by the exons ATGTCTGAGGCACCTCAGAAGGAACTGGTGCAAAAGGCCAAGCTGGCCGAGCAGGCTGAGCGTTATGATGACATGGCTGCTCTGATGAAGTCTGTGACAGAGGAAGGCCAGGAGCTGTCGAACGAGGAGCGCAACCTGTTGTCAGTGGCATACAAGAATGTGGTGGGTGCCCGTCGGTCCTCGTGGCGCGTGGTCTCCAGCATTGAGCAGAAGACCGAGGGCTCTGAAAAGAAGGTAGCCTTAGCCAAGGAATACCGGGAGAAGATTGAGACAGAGCTGAAAGAAATCTGCCATGATGTGCTG gGTCTCTTGGACAAGTATCTTATTCCAAACGCTACAGCAGCAGAGAGTAAAGTCTTTTACTTGAAAATGAAAGGCGATTACTATCGCTACTTAGCGGAGGTGGCTACAGGAGACAACAAGAAAG GCATCATTTCAAATTCACAGGAAGCCTACCAAGCCGCCTTTGATATCAGCAAAAGTGAAATGCAGCCCACACACCCAATCCGTCTTGGTCTTGCCCTTAACTTCTCAGTTTTCTACTATGAGATCCTCAACATACCTGAAGAAGCCTGCAAGCTCGCCAAGCAG GCCTTTGACGATGCCATTGCAGAGCTTGACACCCTGAGTGAAGACTCATACAAAGACAGCACACTAATCATGCAGCTATTGAGAGATAATTTGACG CTGTGGACCTCGGACAACCAGGTTGAAGGCGAGGATTCAGAGCCAAGAGATTGA